Proteins found in one Euzebya sp. genomic segment:
- the mnmA gene encoding tRNA 2-thiouridine(34) synthase MnmA encodes MAQVMVAMSGGLDSTMAAALLVEQGHDVTGVHLKMADTPSGLPGKGCCTLDDARDARRVADRLGIAFYVWDFADAFAERVVEDFVDAYAAGRTPNPCVRCNERVKYAALMERALGAGFDRLATGHHVRLRTDADGTVHLHRPVDDGKDQTYVLYMAGQDQLRRSAFPVGEHRKSELRAMAAERGFVTAAKPDSHDICFIPSGDTAGFLSARLGRRPGPIVDVDGTRLGSHDGAYRFTVGQRRGLGIGGLDEPRFVTGTRGDTITVGRRADLAVTSVTAEDVTWTTAAPAPGQGGLTAQVRYHGAPLPVALDLDGDRMAVTFTGEQPLGVAPGQALVVYRDDECLGGGTITATAR; translated from the coding sequence ATGGCGCAGGTCATGGTCGCCATGTCGGGCGGCCTCGACTCGACGATGGCCGCCGCGCTGCTCGTCGAGCAGGGCCACGACGTCACCGGCGTGCACCTCAAGATGGCCGACACCCCGTCGGGGTTGCCCGGGAAGGGCTGCTGCACCCTCGACGACGCGCGTGACGCCCGCCGCGTCGCCGACCGGCTCGGCATCGCCTTCTACGTGTGGGACTTCGCCGACGCGTTCGCCGAGCGGGTCGTCGAGGACTTCGTCGACGCCTACGCCGCCGGCCGGACCCCCAACCCGTGCGTCCGCTGCAACGAGCGGGTGAAGTACGCCGCGCTGATGGAGCGGGCGCTGGGCGCGGGCTTCGACCGGCTCGCCACCGGCCACCACGTGCGGCTGCGGACCGACGCCGACGGGACGGTCCACCTGCACCGCCCGGTCGACGACGGCAAGGACCAGACCTACGTGCTGTACATGGCGGGCCAGGACCAGCTGCGGCGCTCGGCGTTCCCCGTGGGGGAGCACCGCAAGTCCGAGCTCCGCGCGATGGCCGCCGAGCGCGGGTTCGTGACCGCCGCCAAGCCGGACAGCCACGACATCTGCTTCATCCCCTCCGGGGACACCGCCGGGTTCCTCTCCGCGCGCCTCGGCCGGCGACCGGGCCCGATCGTGGACGTCGACGGCACGCGGCTGGGCTCCCACGACGGCGCCTACCGCTTCACCGTCGGCCAGCGGCGGGGGCTCGGCATCGGCGGGCTCGACGAGCCCCGCTTCGTCACCGGGACCCGCGGCGACACGATCACCGTCGGGCGCCGCGCCGACCTGGCCGTGACGTCGGTGACCGCCGAGGACGTGACCTGGACGACGGCGGCCCCCGCGCCGGGTCAGGGCGGGTTGACCGCCCAGGTCCGCTACCACGGCGCGCCGCTGCCGGTGGCGCTGGACCTCGACGGCGACCGGATGGCCGTGACGTTCACCGGCGAACAGCCCCTCGGCGTCGCCCCGGGCCAGGCCCTCGTGGTGTACCGGGACGACGAGTGCCTGGGTGGCGGCACCATCACCGCGACGGCCCGCTGA
- a CDS encoding aldo/keto reductase: MQTRTLGRTGYEISEVGLGAWQIGGDWGHTSEEDAMATLHAAVDAGMTFIDTADVYGDGRSERLVGRLLADRDDVDLTVATKAGRRLDPHTADGYTRENLEGFVDRSLSNLGVERLDLVQLHCPPTDAYYRPELYEALEAIRDTGKVAHWGVSVEKVEEGLKAITHPVVETVQIIFNAFRQRPADLFLDQAAARDVGVIVRVPLASGLLTGKLSRDSDFAADDHRNFNRHGEAFDVGETFAGVPYEVGLDAVDRLRPIAGDEPLVRFALRWVLSHPAVSVVIPGARNREQAGQNAAASDAGPLTDDQVAAVREVYEDLVAEHVEVRW, from the coding sequence ATGCAGACGCGGACGCTTGGCAGGACTGGGTACGAGATCTCCGAGGTGGGCCTCGGGGCGTGGCAGATCGGCGGTGACTGGGGCCACACCTCCGAGGAGGACGCGATGGCGACCCTCCACGCCGCCGTCGACGCGGGGATGACGTTCATCGACACCGCCGACGTGTACGGCGACGGCCGGTCCGAGCGCCTCGTCGGCCGCCTGCTCGCCGACCGCGACGACGTCGACCTGACCGTCGCGACGAAGGCCGGCCGGCGCCTGGACCCCCACACCGCCGACGGGTACACGCGGGAGAACCTCGAGGGCTTCGTCGACCGCAGCCTGTCGAACCTGGGGGTCGAGCGCCTGGACCTGGTCCAGCTCCACTGCCCGCCGACCGACGCCTACTACCGGCCCGAGCTGTACGAGGCGCTCGAGGCGATCCGGGACACCGGCAAGGTCGCCCACTGGGGCGTCAGCGTCGAGAAGGTCGAGGAGGGCCTGAAGGCCATCACCCACCCGGTGGTCGAGACCGTCCAGATCATCTTCAACGCCTTCCGCCAGCGGCCGGCGGACCTGTTCCTCGACCAGGCCGCCGCCCGCGACGTCGGGGTGATCGTGCGCGTGCCCCTCGCCAGCGGGCTGCTGACCGGCAAGCTGTCGCGCGACAGCGACTTCGCCGCCGACGACCACCGGAACTTCAACCGGCACGGCGAGGCGTTCGACGTGGGGGAGACCTTCGCCGGCGTGCCCTACGAGGTCGGCCTGGATGCCGTCGACCGGCTGCGCCCGATCGCCGGTGACGAGCCGCTGGTCCGCTTCGCCCTCCGCTGGGTGTTGAGCCACCCCGCGGTGTCCGTCGTGATCCCCGGTGCGCGCAACCGCGAGCAGGCCGGTCAGAACGCGGCGGCCAGCGACGCCGGCCCGCTGACCGACGACCAGGTGGCCGCCGTCCGCGAGGTCTACGAGGACCTCGTCGCCGAGCACGTCGAGGTCCGCTGGTAG
- a CDS encoding GNAT family N-acetyltransferase, producing the protein MARHVPHTEVLRRFNRSFTARIGVLDDRFLGGDRPVGHARMLFEIGAEGPDGASVRDLRARLALDSGYVSRVLRSLEGDGLVTVSPDPDDGRQRRAVLTADGWEEWRRLDARSDELADRVLGGLGPRQRERLAAALAEADRLLAAAAASFDVVDPHDEDALAAMRAYVAELDDRFPGGFDPGGDWGLDGLAPPHGVFVVVRLDGRVVGCGGVQTIGAGVGEVKRMWVDPATRGMGLGPRLLAALEDHGRRLGHRVMRLDTNATLVEAIAMYRRAGYVEIERYNDNPYPDLFFEKSLIPGGSAP; encoded by the coding sequence GTGGCTCGACATGTCCCGCACACCGAGGTCCTCCGCCGGTTCAACCGGTCGTTCACCGCCCGGATCGGTGTGCTGGACGACCGCTTCCTGGGCGGCGACCGACCCGTCGGGCACGCCCGGATGCTGTTCGAGATCGGGGCCGAGGGGCCTGACGGCGCGTCGGTCCGCGATCTGCGGGCCCGCCTGGCCCTGGACTCCGGGTACGTCAGCCGGGTCCTGCGGAGCCTCGAGGGCGACGGGCTGGTCACCGTCTCCCCCGACCCCGACGACGGCCGGCAGCGGCGGGCGGTGCTCACCGCCGACGGGTGGGAGGAGTGGCGGCGGCTGGACGCCCGCTCCGACGAGCTCGCCGACCGGGTCCTCGGCGGGCTGGGCCCGCGCCAGCGGGAGCGGCTGGCCGCGGCGCTCGCCGAGGCGGACCGGCTGCTGGCCGCCGCGGCTGCGTCCTTCGACGTCGTCGACCCGCACGACGAGGACGCGCTCGCCGCGATGCGCGCCTACGTGGCCGAGCTGGACGACCGGTTCCCCGGCGGGTTCGACCCGGGTGGGGACTGGGGCCTCGACGGGCTCGCTCCTCCCCACGGCGTGTTCGTCGTCGTCCGCCTCGACGGCCGGGTCGTGGGCTGCGGCGGCGTGCAGACGATCGGGGCGGGCGTCGGCGAGGTGAAGCGCATGTGGGTCGACCCGGCGACCCGCGGCATGGGGCTCGGCCCGCGCCTCCTGGCCGCGCTCGAGGACCACGGCCGGCGGCTGGGCCACCGGGTCATGCGCCTCGACACGAACGCCACCCTGGTCGAGGCGATCGCCATGTACCGACGGGCCGGCTACGTCGAGATCGAGCGGTACAACGACAACCCGTACCCCGACCTGTTCTTCGAGAAGTCCCTCATCCCAGGGGGCTCCGCCCCCTGA
- a CDS encoding oxidoreductase codes for MFTLADMPDLIGRTAVVTGANSGLGLQTVKALAGAGATVVMTARTREKFDAAEAEIRPLNRRADLRFVELDLADLSSVRTAADAIAAAHERVDILVNNAGVMFPPESPTADGLELQLGTNHFGHFALTGLLLGPLLAADAARVVTVSSGAHHMGEMDFDDLHQQRRDGFDTIRQYGRSKLANLLFALELHRRFDAAGVAARSVAAHPGYTATNLQSAGVRLPGGGWVHRIADWGSRVLNPLVGMDVEQGALPQIHAAVGDVEGGTYWGPQGFGELRGPVGRAGISRAARDEDVARRLWEVSVETTGVDYAALAATGRTANGPSTAS; via the coding sequence ATGTTCACCCTCGCCGACATGCCCGACCTGATCGGCCGCACCGCCGTGGTCACCGGTGCGAACTCCGGCCTCGGCCTGCAGACGGTCAAGGCGCTGGCGGGCGCCGGCGCGACGGTCGTGATGACCGCCCGCACCCGTGAGAAGTTCGACGCCGCCGAGGCCGAGATCCGTCCCCTCAACCGCCGGGCGGACCTGCGGTTCGTCGAGCTCGACCTGGCCGACCTGTCGAGCGTCCGAACCGCGGCGGACGCGATCGCCGCCGCGCACGAGCGGGTGGACATCCTGGTCAACAACGCCGGGGTGATGTTCCCGCCGGAGTCCCCGACCGCCGACGGCCTCGAGCTGCAGCTGGGCACGAACCACTTCGGGCACTTCGCGCTGACCGGCCTGCTCCTCGGCCCGCTGCTGGCCGCGGACGCCGCCCGGGTCGTGACCGTGTCCTCCGGCGCCCACCACATGGGGGAGATGGACTTCGACGACCTCCACCAGCAGCGCCGCGACGGCTTCGACACCATCCGCCAGTACGGGCGCTCGAAGCTCGCCAACCTGCTGTTCGCCCTCGAGCTGCACCGCCGGTTCGACGCCGCCGGCGTGGCTGCCCGCAGCGTGGCGGCGCACCCGGGCTACACCGCGACGAACCTGCAGTCCGCCGGCGTGCGCCTTCCCGGCGGCGGGTGGGTGCACCGCATCGCCGACTGGGGTTCACGCGTGCTGAACCCGCTCGTCGGGATGGACGTCGAGCAGGGCGCGCTGCCCCAGATCCACGCCGCCGTCGGCGACGTCGAGGGCGGGACGTACTGGGGTCCGCAGGGGTTCGGTGAGCTGCGGGGCCCGGTGGGTCGGGCGGGGATCAGCCGGGCGGCGAGGGACGAGGACGTCGCCAGGCGGCTGTGGGAGGTCTCGGTGGAGACCACCGGCGTGGACTACGCGGCGCTGGCCGCGACGGGCCGGACCGCGAACGGCCCCTCGACCGCGTCCTGA
- the ligA gene encoding NAD-dependent DNA ligase LigA, translating to MADRATRQRVSELRDTLEYHRYRYYVLSDPQIPDAEFDGLMRELEQIEADHPELDHPQSPTHKVGAPISSSFTPVRHRLPMQSLDNAFDEAELRAWADRVAKGLDDAEHAFTCELKVDGVAISLVYEGGQLVQGVTRGDGTTGEDVTANIRTVDHIPSLLDVDDPPALLEVRGEIHYPIAAFEEMNAARERAGDPRFANPRNAASGALRQKDPQITRTRPLALIAHGMGAVEGLEVSSHSAFLEFLRTAGIPTAPETRRVASIEEVIAFIERWGEHRHDPDYEIDGVVVKVDSLAQHRQLGSTSRAPRWAIAFKYPPEEVRTTLHHIEVNVGRTGRVTPYAVLEPVLVAGSTVTFATLHNADQARAKDVRPGDTVIVRKAGDVIPEVVGPVLSERPDAVEAAGPWPFPTHCPFCGTELRRLEGEADTYCTNSDCPNRILETLDHYASRTALDIEGLGYETAKALLDAGLVTDLADLYHLDRQAVLALDGFGEKKTDLLLEGIAASRSQPVERLLVGLNIRHVGPTVARLVARSLGDLDAIRRADAGRIAAIDGVGPAIADSLATWLATDANAALLEKLVAAGVRTDTDVVATASDVLEGRTIVVTGTLEGWSRDEAKQAVVDAGGKVTGSVSSKTYAVVVGENPGSKAAKAEELGIPVLDEQAFARLLETGELPT from the coding sequence ATGGCTGACCGTGCGACACGCCAGCGCGTCTCGGAGCTGCGCGACACCCTCGAGTACCACCGGTACCGCTACTACGTCCTGAGCGACCCGCAGATCCCGGACGCCGAGTTCGACGGGCTCATGCGCGAGCTCGAGCAGATCGAGGCGGACCACCCGGAGCTCGACCACCCGCAGTCGCCGACCCACAAGGTCGGGGCGCCGATCAGCTCCTCCTTCACGCCGGTCCGCCACCGCCTGCCGATGCAGTCCCTCGACAACGCCTTCGACGAGGCCGAGCTGCGGGCCTGGGCCGATCGCGTCGCGAAGGGGCTCGACGACGCCGAGCACGCCTTCACCTGCGAGCTGAAGGTCGACGGCGTGGCGATCTCCCTCGTCTACGAGGGCGGGCAGCTCGTCCAGGGGGTCACCCGCGGCGACGGGACGACCGGCGAGGACGTGACCGCCAACATCAGGACCGTCGACCACATCCCGTCCCTCCTCGACGTCGACGACCCGCCCGCGCTGCTCGAGGTCCGCGGCGAGATCCACTACCCGATCGCGGCGTTCGAGGAGATGAACGCCGCCCGCGAGCGGGCCGGCGACCCGCGGTTCGCGAACCCCCGCAACGCCGCGTCGGGGGCGCTGCGCCAGAAGGACCCCCAGATCACCCGGACCCGGCCGCTCGCCCTGATCGCCCACGGGATGGGGGCCGTCGAGGGGCTGGAGGTGTCCAGCCACTCCGCGTTCCTCGAGTTCCTGCGCACCGCCGGCATCCCGACGGCGCCCGAGACCCGCCGGGTCGCCTCGATCGAGGAGGTCATCGCCTTCATCGAGCGCTGGGGCGAGCACCGCCACGACCCGGACTACGAGATCGACGGCGTGGTCGTGAAGGTCGACAGCCTGGCCCAGCACCGCCAGCTCGGCTCCACGTCGCGCGCCCCCCGCTGGGCCATCGCGTTCAAGTACCCGCCGGAGGAGGTGCGGACCACCCTCCACCACATCGAGGTCAACGTCGGCCGCACGGGACGGGTGACCCCCTACGCGGTGCTGGAGCCGGTGCTGGTGGCCGGCTCGACGGTGACGTTCGCGACCCTCCACAACGCCGACCAGGCCCGCGCGAAGGACGTCCGGCCGGGTGACACCGTGATCGTCCGCAAGGCCGGTGACGTCATCCCCGAGGTCGTCGGTCCCGTGCTGTCGGAGCGCCCGGACGCCGTCGAGGCGGCCGGCCCGTGGCCGTTCCCCACCCACTGCCCGTTCTGCGGCACCGAGCTGCGGCGCCTCGAGGGCGAGGCGGACACCTACTGCACCAACTCGGACTGCCCGAACCGGATCCTCGAGACGCTGGACCACTACGCCAGCCGGACGGCCCTCGACATCGAGGGGCTGGGGTACGAGACGGCGAAGGCGCTGCTCGACGCCGGGCTGGTCACCGACCTCGCGGACCTGTACCACCTGGACCGCCAGGCGGTCCTCGCCCTGGACGGGTTCGGGGAGAAGAAGACCGACCTCCTGCTCGAGGGCATCGCCGCCTCGAGGTCCCAGCCGGTCGAGCGGCTGCTCGTCGGGTTGAACATCCGCCACGTCGGACCGACCGTCGCCCGGCTGGTCGCGCGGTCCCTCGGCGACCTCGACGCGATCCGGCGCGCCGATGCCGGCCGGATCGCCGCGATCGACGGCGTCGGACCGGCGATCGCGGACTCGCTGGCGACGTGGCTCGCGACCGACGCCAACGCGGCGCTGCTCGAGAAGCTCGTCGCCGCGGGGGTCCGGACCGACACCGACGTCGTGGCGACCGCCAGCGACGTGCTGGAGGGCCGGACGATCGTCGTGACCGGCACCTTGGAGGGGTGGTCCCGCGACGAGGCCAAGCAGGCGGTCGTGGACGCCGGCGGCAAGGTCACCGGCAGCGTGTCGTCGAAGACCTACGCCGTCGTCGTGGGGGAGAACCCCGGATCGAAGGCGGCCAAGGCCGAGGAGCTCGGCATCCCGGTGCTGGACGAGCAGGCCTTCGCGCGGCTGCTCGAGACGGGCGAGCTACCCACCTGA
- a CDS encoding DUF58 domain-containing protein, which translates to MSQPATTPAGRAPRLDAFGRLELAIQRRLEGRLHGDHLGLLPGHGSELGEARRYRPGDDVRRIDWAVTARTTATHVRDTIADHELTTIGVLDLSGSIHFGTGRRIKRDVAIEVLGGLGFVTAHGVNRFGALALHPAGERWYPPASGRHHVHATLRRIARLPRANAATAGEGSAEVDLARGLARAGRLARRRGFVVVISDFMGTPAWSRRLRALVERHDVMAVEVVDPRELTLPDVGYLTVADPETGRRRVVDTGDARLRERYARAAAAQRAAVAADIRRAGADHLQVRTDADWLADLLRHIEVRRRSRMTRSARR; encoded by the coding sequence ATGAGCCAGCCGGCGACCACCCCCGCGGGCCGGGCCCCGCGGCTGGACGCGTTCGGCCGTCTGGAGCTCGCCATCCAGCGCCGGCTCGAGGGGCGCCTCCACGGCGACCACCTCGGCCTCCTGCCGGGGCACGGCAGCGAGCTCGGCGAGGCGCGGCGCTACCGGCCCGGGGACGACGTCCGGCGCATCGACTGGGCGGTGACCGCCAGGACGACCGCCACCCACGTGCGGGACACCATCGCCGACCACGAGCTGACCACGATCGGGGTGCTCGACCTCTCAGGCTCGATCCACTTCGGCACCGGCCGGCGGATCAAGCGCGACGTCGCGATCGAGGTGCTCGGCGGCCTCGGGTTCGTCACCGCCCACGGCGTCAACCGGTTCGGGGCGCTGGCCCTGCACCCGGCGGGGGAGCGCTGGTACCCGCCGGCGAGCGGGCGCCACCACGTGCACGCCACCCTCCGCCGCATCGCCCGCCTGCCCCGTGCGAACGCCGCGACCGCGGGGGAGGGGTCGGCCGAGGTCGACCTCGCCCGCGGCCTCGCCCGCGCCGGACGTCTGGCCCGCCGCCGCGGGTTCGTGGTGGTGATCAGCGACTTCATGGGCACGCCGGCCTGGAGCCGCCGGCTGCGGGCTCTCGTCGAGCGCCACGACGTCATGGCCGTCGAGGTCGTCGACCCCCGCGAGCTGACGCTCCCGGACGTCGGCTACCTGACCGTCGCGGACCCCGAGACGGGTCGCCGGCGGGTCGTCGACACCGGAGACGCCCGCCTGCGCGAGCGCTACGCCCGCGCGGCCGCCGCCCAGCGCGCCGCCGTCGCCGCGGACATACGCCGCGCCGGCGCGGACCACCTGCAGGTCCGGACCGACGCCGACTGGCTGGCCGACCTGCTGCGGCACATCGAGGTGCGGCGCCGGTCGCGCATGACCCGGTCGGCGAGGCGCTAG
- a CDS encoding VWA domain-containing protein: protein MFVAPWLLGLLVLPLALVIAYAIRQRRRSAYAVQFTNLDLLDEIAPDSPGWRRHLPAAALVLALTVLVVGLARPTREVEVPVEASTVVLALDVSISMDASDVEPRRLEAAQQAAYRFLDQVPDQVRVGLVSFAETAVANVAPTEDRSTIRSAIERLQLRPGTAIGEAILTAVDLIQADLAALQAEQTDPEENPATIVVLSDGDTTAGRPDAVGVEAAQEADIAVSTISFGTREGIIVFQGQIVPVPANGEALQRIADETGGRFFDAESAEALTEVFETLGVAVGVRTEQVEVVVPFMVAALILGTAAAVMSLIWFSRLP, encoded by the coding sequence GTGTTCGTCGCGCCGTGGCTGCTGGGCCTGCTGGTCCTGCCCCTCGCCCTCGTCATCGCCTACGCGATCCGCCAGCGCCGGCGGAGCGCGTACGCGGTGCAGTTCACGAACCTGGACCTGCTCGACGAGATCGCGCCCGACTCCCCGGGCTGGCGCCGCCACCTGCCGGCCGCCGCCCTGGTCCTGGCCCTCACGGTCCTGGTGGTCGGCCTGGCCCGCCCGACCCGCGAGGTGGAGGTGCCGGTGGAGGCCTCGACGGTCGTCCTGGCCCTGGACGTGTCCATCTCGATGGACGCGAGCGACGTGGAGCCGCGACGGCTGGAGGCCGCCCAGCAGGCCGCCTACCGGTTCCTCGACCAGGTCCCCGACCAGGTCCGCGTCGGCCTGGTGTCCTTCGCCGAGACCGCGGTCGCCAACGTGGCGCCGACCGAGGACCGCAGCACGATCCGCTCGGCCATCGAGCGGCTCCAGCTGCGGCCCGGCACCGCGATCGGCGAGGCGATCCTCACCGCTGTCGACCTGATCCAGGCCGACCTGGCTGCCCTCCAGGCCGAGCAGACCGACCCCGAGGAGAACCCCGCGACCATCGTGGTGCTGTCCGACGGCGACACGACGGCGGGACGGCCCGACGCGGTCGGCGTGGAGGCGGCGCAGGAGGCCGACATCGCGGTGTCGACGATCAGCTTCGGCACCCGCGAGGGGATCATCGTCTTCCAGGGCCAGATCGTCCCGGTCCCCGCGAACGGCGAGGCGCTGCAGCGGATCGCCGACGAGACCGGCGGGCGGTTCTTCGACGCCGAGAGCGCCGAGGCCCTCACCGAGGTGTTCGAGACCCTCGGCGTCGCCGTCGGGGTCCGCACCGAGCAGGTCGAGGTCGTGGTCCCGTTCATGGTCGCCGCCCTGATCCTCGGGACCGCCGCGGCGGTCATGTCCCTCATCTGGTTCAGCCGGCTGCCCTGA
- the gatC gene encoding Asp-tRNA(Asn)/Glu-tRNA(Gln) amidotransferase subunit GatC, with translation MALTESEVRHVAMLAQIALTDDEVHDLAPQLAEILTYAEAVSEVAAADVPPTSHPYPLRNVFRDDDEVAEPLPPAQVVANAPQAEDDQFRVPRIVGEGA, from the coding sequence GTGGCACTCACCGAGTCCGAAGTCCGGCACGTCGCGATGCTGGCCCAGATCGCCCTCACCGACGACGAGGTGCACGACCTCGCGCCGCAGCTGGCCGAGATCCTGACCTACGCCGAGGCGGTGTCGGAGGTCGCGGCCGCCGACGTGCCGCCGACCTCCCACCCCTACCCGCTGCGCAACGTGTTCCGCGACGACGACGAGGTCGCCGAGCCCCTCCCCCCGGCGCAGGTCGTCGCCAACGCCCCACAGGCCGAGGACGACCAGTTCCGCGTCCCGCGCATCGTGGGGGAGGGGGCGTGA
- the gatA gene encoding Asp-tRNA(Asn)/Glu-tRNA(Gln) amidotransferase subunit GatA, protein MAAGEVSAVEVTRAHLDRIAETDDRTGAWLTVTADAALDAARAVDERRAAGDALGPLAGIPVAVKDVMCTEGVTTTAGSKILETFVPPYDATVVAKVKAAGGIVLGKTNMDEFAMGSSTENSAFGDCHNPWDLGRIPGGSSGGSAAAVAAFQAPLGLGTDTGGSIRQPASVTGTVGIKPTYGRASRYGLIAFASSLDQAGTFGRTVRDAAAGLEVICGHDPRDSTSIPDPVGSYVDALDGGVEGLRVGVVTDFMAEGAEPGVVAAVRAAIDRLDALGAEVVEVSLPHASYGLPAYYLIAPSEASANLSRYDGVRYGLRVDADTTAEMMAATRAAGFGPEVKRRVMIGTYALSAGYYDAYYGQAQKVRTLIIRDFEAAFATADVLVGPTCPTTAFPLGAKTADPLAMYLNDVYAVPASLAGMPAMSLPVGLDDASPEAAGRHGLPVGLQLVAPLLGEARMLRAAAALEADLDLDLTPRGPNALPAPTAEEVTPR, encoded by the coding sequence ATGGCCGCCGGCGAGGTCTCCGCCGTCGAGGTGACGCGGGCCCACCTCGACCGGATCGCCGAGACCGACGACCGCACCGGCGCGTGGCTCACCGTCACCGCCGACGCCGCGCTGGACGCCGCTAGGGCCGTCGACGAACGCCGGGCCGCCGGCGATGCCCTCGGCCCGCTCGCAGGGATCCCCGTCGCGGTCAAGGACGTGATGTGCACCGAGGGGGTCACGACGACCGCCGGCTCGAAGATCCTCGAGACGTTCGTCCCGCCCTACGACGCGACGGTCGTCGCCAAGGTCAAGGCCGCCGGCGGGATAGTCCTCGGCAAGACCAACATGGACGAGTTCGCGATGGGCTCGTCGACCGAGAACTCGGCGTTCGGGGACTGCCACAACCCCTGGGACCTCGGCCGGATCCCGGGCGGCTCCTCCGGCGGGTCGGCGGCCGCGGTCGCGGCGTTCCAGGCGCCGCTCGGGCTCGGCACCGACACCGGCGGGTCCATCCGGCAGCCGGCCAGCGTCACCGGCACGGTCGGGATCAAGCCGACCTACGGGCGGGCGTCGCGGTACGGGCTGATCGCCTTCGCCTCGTCCCTCGACCAGGCCGGCACCTTCGGCCGCACCGTCCGCGACGCCGCCGCCGGCCTCGAGGTGATCTGCGGCCACGACCCACGGGACTCCACCTCGATCCCCGATCCGGTCGGCTCCTACGTCGACGCCCTCGACGGCGGCGTGGAGGGCCTGCGGGTCGGCGTGGTCACCGACTTCATGGCCGAGGGCGCCGAGCCCGGCGTCGTCGCCGCGGTCCGGGCGGCGATCGACCGGCTGGACGCGCTCGGGGCCGAGGTCGTGGAGGTGTCCCTCCCCCACGCCTCCTACGGGCTGCCGGCCTACTACCTGATCGCCCCGTCGGAGGCGTCGGCGAACCTCAGCCGCTACGACGGGGTGCGCTACGGCCTGCGCGTCGACGCCGACACCACCGCAGAGATGATGGCCGCCACGCGCGCCGCCGGGTTCGGACCGGAGGTCAAGCGCCGCGTCATGATCGGCACCTACGCGCTGTCCGCAGGCTACTACGACGCCTACTACGGGCAGGCCCAGAAGGTCCGCACGCTGATCATCCGGGACTTCGAGGCCGCGTTCGCGACGGCCGACGTCCTGGTCGGTCCGACGTGTCCCACCACCGCGTTCCCGCTCGGCGCGAAGACCGCCGACCCGCTCGCGATGTACCTGAACGACGTCTACGCGGTGCCGGCCAGCCTGGCCGGGATGCCCGCGATGAGCCTGCCGGTGGGCCTTGACGACGCGTCGCCGGAGGCGGCAGGACGACACGGCCTGCCGGTCGGGCTGCAGCTGGTCGCCCCCCTCCTCGGCGAGGCGCGCATGCTGCGCGCCGCCGCCGCGCTCGAGGCCGACCTCGACCTGGACCTGACCCCGCGCGGTCCGAACGCGCTGCCGGCCCCGACCGCTGAGGAGGTGACGCCCCGATGA